Proteins found in one Lysinibacillus fusiformis genomic segment:
- a CDS encoding ABC transporter substrate-binding protein: protein MKKRRFKLWATAGILLTLALAGCGNKEVKETNEASAKTQEEKVLTVYSAGPDGLAANIQQAFEEKTGIKVEMFQGTTGKILSRLEAEKNNPVADLVVLASVASMDGLKATDQLQSYEAAKNKDKINSDWSDQDGYFYGYSASALGIAYNTKNTTQAPRDWSDLAKAEWQNKINIPDPSLSGSAVDFLFGYTAAEKTAWSTINTWKKNGLQVNGANKEALDAVITGEKNATIAGVDYMAYKAKADGEPVEIIYPTSGTVVSPRAVGILKDAKHVEAAQAYVDFLLSDEGQKLVADAYLLPGNKDIAVKNRAALDEIPQLSVDWMGAEAKQLEVLTKFTDLFR from the coding sequence TTGAAGAAACGACGTTTTAAATTATGGGCAACTGCCGGCATTTTATTGACCTTGGCATTAGCTGGCTGTGGTAATAAAGAGGTAAAAGAGACAAATGAAGCAAGTGCAAAGACACAGGAGGAGAAAGTACTGACGGTGTATTCTGCAGGGCCAGATGGTTTAGCTGCAAATATTCAGCAAGCATTTGAAGAAAAAACAGGGATTAAAGTGGAAATGTTTCAAGGAACTACAGGTAAAATTCTCTCTCGTCTAGAAGCGGAAAAAAATAATCCTGTAGCTGATCTTGTTGTACTTGCCTCTGTCGCCTCAATGGATGGCTTAAAGGCAACAGACCAATTACAAAGCTACGAAGCTGCTAAAAACAAGGACAAAATCAACAGTGATTGGTCTGATCAAGATGGATATTTCTATGGCTACAGTGCCTCTGCTTTAGGTATTGCCTATAATACGAAAAATACGACACAGGCGCCTAGGGATTGGTCTGATTTAGCGAAAGCTGAATGGCAAAATAAAATAAATATACCAGATCCAAGTCTGTCAGGCTCTGCTGTGGATTTCTTATTTGGTTATACAGCAGCAGAAAAAACAGCTTGGAGCACAATTAATACGTGGAAGAAAAATGGCTTGCAAGTCAATGGTGCAAATAAAGAAGCATTGGATGCTGTTATTACGGGTGAGAAAAATGCCACAATCGCAGGTGTAGACTACATGGCTTATAAAGCAAAAGCGGACGGTGAGCCAGTAGAAATTATCTATCCAACGAGTGGGACAGTGGTTAGTCCTAGAGCGGTTGGTATTTTGAAGGATGCGAAACATGTTGAAGCTGCACAAGCCTATGTTGATTTTTTATTGTCGGATGAAGGGCAAAAGCTAGTAGCAGATGCTTACTTATTACCAGGAAATAAAGATATTGCTGTGAAAAATCGTGCAGCATTAGATGAAATTCCACAGTTATCAGTTGATTGGATGGGTGCGGAAGCGAAACAGCTTGAAGTACTAACAAAGTTTACGGATTTATTTCGTTAA